The window ACCAGCCCCAACCCCAGCCCCAGAACCAGTTCAAGAACATGCAAATTGACAATGGCAAAGGCGGCAAAGACAACAAGTCTCAGAAGGGTGGAGGACAAAACCAACAGAAGGGTGGTCAGCCACAActgcaacaacagcagcagcttCAACAGCAACtacagcaacaacagcagctcCAACAGCAACtacagcaacaacagcagcttcaACAGCAACTACAGCAGATGAAAGGGTTCAAAGATCTGAATATGCTTCCCCAATTCAAGGACTTAAAGATGCCCTTAAAGGATCAGAAATCTGTTAAGTTCAACTTGCCTGAGGATGAAGATTTTAGTGATGGGGATAgctttgatgattttgatgacgatgattttgatgatgactatgattttgatgatgattTTGAACAACCACCCCCGAACAAGATGAAACCCATGATGGGTAATGTTCAGGGAGCTAATGTGATGATGAATGGTCAGCATCCCCAACTCAAAGCAGCCAacggtggtggcggcggtggtggcAACGGAAAGAAAGGTGGTGGCGGTGAGATTCCTGCCCAAGTGAAGGGCATGGGTGGAAATAACGATGGGAAGAATGGCGGTGGAGGAAAGAagggtggcggtggtggaaaCAATGGAGGCAATCAAAATCAAGGTGGCGGTGCCGGTGCCGGTGCCGGCAAAAATGGTGGAGGAAATAACCAGAAGGGTGGCAATAATGGGAATGGCGGTGGAGGGAACAATCCCGGTGGTGCCAATGGTGGTGGTAAGAAGGGTGGAGGTGGAGGCGGAGGCGGAGGCGGAggcggaggtggaggtggaggtggtggtggtggtggtggtggcggtggcggtggcggtggcggtggcggtggcggtggcggtggtcaAACAATGAACATGAACAACATGATGCAGCAACCTCACCCCGCTTTCCATGACATCGATGTCACGCGAGGCATGCCTAAGATGGGAAATATTCCCATGGCTCACATGGGCAACATTCCGGCCGTGCAAGGGCTCCCGGCGGCGGCGATTAACGCCGGCGCTGCTGGGTACTTCCCGGGAGCGGGGCCTGAGATGATGGCTCACCCgtaccaacaacaacaacaacaacaacaacaacagtacTTGGCCATGTTGATTAACCAGCAACGCGCCAACGGAAACGAAAGGTTCCAACCCATGATGTATGCCCGGCCACCGCCGGCGGTCAACTACttgcctccaccaccaccgacAGATCCCTACACCCATTTCTTCAGTGATGAGAACACTAGCAGTTGCAATGTGATGTGAATTGCTTCGACTTAAACTCCATATCTGTTAGTTTTCGTCTGCCTGAGTTGGTCTTTGTGGAGGTGATGCAGAGTAGTGGTGCTTTTCTTcgtcctttcttctttttcttcttcttcaacagtTCAACAATGGTGATGACCAGATAAAGTCTGATGCAAAATTTACAGATGGAGACATGGAATGTGCTtatttaattatctttttttttttttttttccttagtgGGAGTTAGGGTTTAAATTAATTATCTTATATTATATAGAGAGACTATAGATAGAGGGAGTACTTATAGATGGTATAATCAAAAAAAAGGTCAGTGAAACTAGTAGGGGTTGATGACATTGAGCTCTTTCTTATATGACTCTATAAGACAAAGAGGAGATGAAATGCAAAATTTGTAAGGTTGTGTTAATATGTGTTTataaggtggtggtggtggtggtggtggaaagGAAATAAGAAGATAATGACCAGCAATGTTTATCCATTCCTTACTCCACTATTAGTGCTCTTCAATAATATATAATTTATATGAATTTCCCTCTCTTTTGCATAATTTATGTGATCCGTTAGGCTCGGAAAAGGAccatgttgttgttgatgattgACTGTGATTGTGATTGATTTTTGTGAGGTGAAGAGAGGTGTGTGAGATGGGCCTTAATAATCATGAAAGTTTCTAGGAGAATGTGATTGAATTGTACCATGCATGTATTGGGATAGAATCTGGACTCCTACATCAACATGGAAAAACTCAAGTTCCACAATATTGTATGCCATCCCACCTGAAaaaatttgagattttttaCAAATTCTTAAAAATTCTTTACATCCCACAAAGTACTTCCCTTTGTATTGATAATTTTCCAATAGAATTATTTTTTCTCCTTATGAGTAGGGATATAAATGGATAACCGGAATCCGAATCCGCAACTGTATCTGTTTAGGGACACTcgtatttgtttagagatatctggaaAAATTTttgaatactccgataaaaatccgttcgaaaaaaaaaaaatctaaatatttattaataaaaaaattaagtaaataatgattttgagggtttttgaagattcaacaggttctagaaaatgatgaaaatagaatcatgatctaagagatatgggtcgagagtgaattgtatccactagggggaggaagatctgggttacacaaggcagagatgtaaacggatggtcgaaaatcagTATCCGAATCCATTTAAAGGTATCGATATTTGGTCAGGGACTGTctggctccgatcacatccgatccgaatccgatccatttacatctctacttGTGAGTGTATCACCATGACCACTGGAAGTTGTTTAGACAAAAGCGAAGACAAAGATTTAGAAAGGTGAAGATGACAGATGAGGAAGGCGAAGATGAAGCGAAAACGAAGGCAAAGATGAGTTTGTGGTAGGAAATGAATTGGAGGGTAGCGCTGCAGTATCTTGGAATAATGCTCTAGTGGTTTTGGCTTGGCATGCTCAAGGAGAGGTGGAGGATTTTAAGATGGAGGTAGGTGATGATAGTACTTGGGTTTTTCGTTATCTCTCAATTTAGAGAGTACCGCTACACTATGGTATGAGATCTCACGAGCTCGGGCCTCCAATGCCGGCGCAACTCCACCACCGACCTCAATCGTTAATGCCGTTACAGTGATACTTGATGGTTGTTCCTTCAACCAGCCTTTGCATTAAATGATTATAACTCCATTTAAACAGTTATACATTTAAATGCTCAACATGCAATCAACGGTCAATGCCACTGCACTCTACCATTGACTTGAGCAGCTATTGCTGTTACAGCGATTCCTCATGGTTTTTCCCTTCAACCAGCCTTTGCATTAAATTATTATAATTCCATTCAAACAGTTACACATTTAAATGCCCAATATGCAGCCAACAGTTATACCACCACAGTCTGCTACAATGGCTAATGTTCATCAACCTCCACAGTTGGTCATGGGTTACATGCCTTCAATTTCATCAATTTCAACATCTCCTAGTAGGAATAAGTTTCCACAATTTCATCTGTTTCATGCTCTTAAAGATCATTATGGGGCTCATCAATCCTTACAACTAAGGAGTGGTTACACTTCCGTTACCAGTGACAAGCTGCATTAACCGTAATGGCACAACTGGCTAATAGTATGTCAAATGCTATAGCATTATAAGAACACTCTACGAATAATGCCCCAACGGATATAGTCATTACAACTCATTTGACATCTAGTTTGGAATCATGTATTTTTCGTTTTTATTTCAAGGGAGGAAAACAGCGTGGCTGAATTGTTGGCATGTGGAATTGTTTGGCCCACTTTCATTCCATGGTTTTATGAAGCTTATAATTCATAATTCATGTGTACTGCACGTTCTTATCAATAAAGCTTTgtttacagaaaaaaaaaaaaaaaaagtacttcCCTTTGCTTGTGTCTAGGATTTTTCACATAGATAAtatagaaaaacccaaaaccttaatccttacacaattacaattttacccctctACATGTAATTGAACCAAACCTGACTCAATTACAATTATGTGGACCCACAAAATACAAGACACATCCAACCCCAACAATCTCAACCTTGGCTTGGATTTTGCAAGCACCCTAAAGAAGACCGATATTGATGTCGACTCCGTAAACTTCACCATTGTCTCTACCTATCGGCCACTCCCAATTGTCATGGCCATGCCCCTGTCCAGGGTTTCCTTGTATGTCTGCCATTCCCAAACTGGCATAGTCCACACCCCTACTCAGGGTGTCCCATATAGCTCACTGCCACCACACGATATGAAGTGGCTCCACCTCTCCTACTGTTGCACCCCACTTCGAGAGATCATCGTCACTTGTCAAATCTAAAGTGAAAGACACCCACTTCTTTCTAGACTCACACTTATTCATCACTCGAACCACCTATACCTCTTGCCTAAGTTTCAATGCAAACTCCACCTATTTCAATATTCCCTACAAGTCTGTACAGATTCCCAATCATCCATCGTACATCACAACCATAGACCCTCTTGAAACCTTGAGAACTCACCTTAATATTAGCATCTGAGATTATTCCTTAGAACTGGCACATTCCTCACCCTAGTCAAAGTTCGCACAATCCCATCAATCATGAAAACTTGTACCTTTatccatactttttttttgttatcacacaaaccacacaccaatcatacaaggttaatcgacttttaggaTCGCAGGATGGGGGATATACATAACGCACACCACACTCATTCACCCAATGTGGGGTTAAACCCACACACCCAGCGCACACAACGCAGTTTCTTTtagtaatcacacaaaccacataccaatcccaaaaggtaaCCGACTTTTTGGGTCGTGGAATAGTGGATATACACAACGCACACCACACTCATACACCCGATTTGGGACTAAACCCATGCTCTGAAGTATCAATACCTGATGAAGTAGTGAGAAGTATATCTTCATTTTCACTCCAAGACTCTTCCGCAATACCAACAGTGGATGatttatcttctttctcctccttatgTCTTGGACAAGTATTCTTTATATGAGACCTTCTTCCTCGTAATAATAACATATTATTTTACGACCTTTAGAATTTGAGTGACCcttattgtcacaccccaaactcGACTCATGGATGGGTTCGGCAGGTGACCTGGATACCCAGCAATATCCGCCAAATctccaggatccagaagcagtaaATATAACTCACAATCATGCATCAAGTTAAACAGATAATAGTTTAATCAGAGTGCACGGAAAACTAAAATACCCAAAGGATTTATAATACAAATGTACAGTTGTTCCCACATCTTGTATTGTACCATATGTACATATGCTCTAGTCAGTAGTTTAAAGCTTTACAAGATACTATAGGGTCAACTTTACAAAGATAACCATgaaagctttacaaaagaacAGTAGAATCCTATCTACTCAATAAGAATATTGTTCACaacatcaaaaagaaaagaagtctAGTCCATCATGTCTCATCACGAAGAGACACCCTGATCACATGCATAAGAGGGATCACACCCCttggggtccataccaagataGTCACTATCACCATCGATCTCCGCCTTGAAACAATCCTCCTGTACAGGGgtatccacctgcaagatcatctaaaaaaaaaaagaaattccacaagggtgagctccactaagccaAATGAGTGGAATAAACCACACAAGCAGTTGTAGTATTcatgatcctatatgcatgaAGTCTGGTTCTATCTTTTAATTCACTTATTAACAATGTCTAAGTCTCTAGGTTTATGCTACTGTAACAACTCAAGAAACATTCACGGCTTAATCTGTCATCACCGTGTTTGCAACCTTAATTATTGTCATGGGACCCACGCAGGTTATGGCACCGCACACCACCCattggcagacccctgataatcATAATCAAACCTATCCTAGGCAGATAATAACTTCTCAGATAATAGGAAGCtatgattacccaacacctaaacccttgttggtaaggatcATAGTATATGGGTGTAAAATATCCCTAACCACGTGTATACTacatggcatagtatgagttgagtggtgcctccgcatcccatactacgggccaCCACACTCCTCATCTCCAGGCCAGAtatgacatctaatctagcatacTGATAGCATGCATTCCAACACATAATAAAATTTCCATAGTATCCATCAACAGTTCCGTATAACAAAATAAGTACGAGGACACATATCATGTGGAATTCTAAACAATATAACTCAAGGGTACGTGCATCATGCAAGCATGTATGGCATACAAGAAAGTAAATAAAAGAAACGACCCGAAGATTTCAATGTCTATCCCATTCACCTTGTCAAAGACTTAACTGTTTGTTTGATTATAGGGTTCTGACTCACTTCTCGATTAGGCCTCGTCTTACAAGGATCCTATCCTATGTTAATTAATCAAGTGCATGAATTAGAAAGAGTTAGAGTATAGGAGGGGCCCTAAGGTGCACTAAGATTTATGTTGGAACCGGtttaaaactcaaaaacagAGTTGACAGAAACTTAGGTCCATGGGTCAGGTCAATCCCCATTGACTCCAATTAGGTAGTAGCTAGCTTGGTTTTCAGGCTTTTAAAGACCATTCACAGGTCGATGTCTCAAGTCGATCCCCAGTGACCCTAGTGATCGACTTGAGTCAGTAGTTGTAGAATTTCGATTGGGAATATAGGGATTTTGCTTGAATCCATTCAATTGGCTTCAGCGGTGATGATTAGTTTACTCAATCTACAAAATTAACATCCTAATTAGGTCTAGATGATGGGGGTTTGATGATCCACATAAGAATGGTCATGCATGCATAGGATCGAGTCTAGATCATTATATCAAACACGCAAGCTAATGTTTGTTCTGTAAATGCTTTAATTCAAGCATTCAAGGTGATGAAGGTCAAAATTAACTTAACCTAAAACTAAGGTTAGGTCCTATAGTTGAGtttaagcatgcatgcaaaAAGGGATTAGGCTTCTAATTGCATAATTTGACATGCATGGCAATTAATTGTATAAAGTCTCAACTTAGGTCAGAATTGCACATGGCCCTAAGTCTAGGAAAAGAGTTTGAAAATAGGAATTTGATTAGGCTGGAGTTTACCTTGAACTTGAGATGAATCCAACACTTGGTTCACTAGAATCAAGCTGTGCAGTGGTTGCATGGCTGGTTCGACGGGGGTTCTAAGGAAAGGAACTAAAAACtatgaaaaataaagagagagagatgaggttCTCAGCTCCGGTCAGAGGTTTGGTTGGCAAGACCtcccctccttccttcttctcccacGATTTTAACTAAGAATGGTTTTCAGGTTTTAGTTTGGTTTATATAGGTAATGACTTAAGGCCTCGTTTGGAGAGGGTCTATTTGATGAAAAATGATTATTTGGTCAATTTTCGTATACAAGGGTCGATACGTGGGTCTTGCTCACCCGCATTGTTGGAGTAATGACTCTATTAGGTAATTGGGTCACGACAACGAGACCCCCGACTCGCGACTCCGGGCCCCGCACTCACGGGACAGAGTTTAAGGTAATACAACAACTCAGGTCGATGGGTCAAGTAGTTCCCCATCAACTTGAGTGTGGTTCCTTGCTGAATCACTATCAAATTACCCCCAGTTGTCAAAGCCTTCGCATAATAATTTCCCCAACATGATTCCCCAAGTTTAATAAATTAAGTTTATGGTTAGGGTTAGTCAGTTAAGGGTACTCACCATGAGCTGTACATCTGGTGATGGACTTTGCAATTGCATGGAGGAGGTATTCATCTCCTCGCTGGCGTATAAAATTGCACCACAGGGTTCCTTATTCTTGAACAATCACCCAGTCAATACTCCACAAAGTACTAGTGGCTATGACCTTAGGTTTTAGACCtacaattagggtttgggtcaAAGTTGGGTGTAGATGTAACACTTATACTTACCGAACTCCTCCAGCCTCTCACTTAATCTGCCTCTATCTTGACCACCACCTACAGCCAAGgcactacccccccccccccccccttaacgTCACCTCACCGCTATTTTTTTGTCGTGTGTCATTCATCAGCAAAGCAACAACAACCTTGTCAAGTTTGAGAGTATCTTTATTAAATAGTAGTGTAGTCACAATGTGATCATATAAAGGAGGTAGTGACACTAAAAGGAGAAGTGCCTTGTCCTCCTCTTCGATCTTCACATCAAGAGCTAACAATTCCGTTAATATCCTGTAGAACTCATCCAAGAGTATCTCAAACTTTGCTTCCTCTAAGAACTAAATGCCATATAACTATTTCTTCAAAAACAATCAATTTGTCATTGACCTGGACTTGAATTTGATCTCCATCTTTGCCCAGACTTCCTCTGGATCCCCAAACCCGATGACCTCATGAAGAATGTTATCCGCAAGATACAACTGGATTGTAATGCTTGCTAAATCCCTCAACTCTTGTCACTCATGTCCTTCATCTTCTTTGGtttttctgatttcttcctAAGAGCCTTGGCTGCCCCTTCCTACATAAAATATTCTTCACCCGTTGTTGCCACAGAATGAAGTCATTAGGGCCATTGAAACGTTCAATGTAGTTTGAATCTTTCACCACCATTCAATTTACCAAATCTATACCCTCCATGCTCAAAATGAATTGTCAAACCGTATCACCGTTGATCTTGCAAAACCCACATTATCTATACCAGCGGAGCAGAATTTGCTCGATCTATCCCTTCCATTTGACTCCAGAACATTAAAAAGCCTTAGGAACACTTAACCTCCATATTGCACCCTTTGTCCAAAATTAGAACTTCCATACAAAGCCAAATCCGTACGATATCAACTCGGAAAAAATATATGCTTTTTCAATCAAACCTaactttctcctcctctttcttgtATGATCCCTTttcttgatttatttttattctgtAGACATTACGTTCCCAAACTGATGATTacaatttctctattttttttacttccttcAATGTACACTTTCTTGCTCTCTTACACGAATATACATCGTAAGAGACAATTGATCCACATGCTCTTGTGATACTCTTTTCCTTCGATCTCTGTGCACACCTTGCAACAATTTGTCGAACCTCGCTCTGATATCGCTTGTTAGGGACGAATGCACAACCATGAAGAAGAACTCAAGCAAACAATCACATACAACGCAAAGAATTTACTATGgtttggcaagattgcctacatccCCAAGAGAACCAGAGATTTTTCACTATTTCCTAAACTCTCTACACCACTCTCCACCTCACAAAGTGGTCCTCTTTGCTTGTGCCTAGGGTTTTTTCACATAGAGACAATATATAGGgaaactcaaaaccctaatcccacACTATTAAAATTTTAGCCCGAACATGTAATGGACGTAAACCCGACCCAGTTACAAATACAGAGTTAATTACAATTATATGGACCCGTATAATACAAGACACACCCAACCCCAATAGTATGAAATTAAATCGGATGTAAATCTTAATCTTGGGTCTAGTCGATACTGATATTGAGTTGATATGattttttaatacaaaaaagtgattgtttgaaactatttgtatcaatatcaatattggAAGTAATTGATAGTTTGGGTTATCGTGATTTGAATCTCTAGAAGTACCAACATTCCCGTAAGATAATCAAGGATTAAAAACCAAGAGTCGGGATCTGTATGTGCACTAGAACCGGAAATCGGATCAGATTTAGACCGATCCACTAGAAATTGGAATCGATCCATCCAATTGCTTATTGGATCAGTTTTGGATCTACcaattaagttattggtctccCAATAATTTTAGAACGGAtatgttgcgtgtgaaaacctccgtcgcccggttcgcccatggatgagcctgcaaaaaccgagtgagcacaagagagaCGGTGTGGCCCCGGCCAAAGACTcttcgatgcttaagttaggtctCTTGTGCAACAGCGTATCAACTTAGTGAAAAATGAGATGAACCTTTGAgttccatacctgagtatttataggatgagatgaggcgacTGGaagagtccttgtatggtaagagtcctctatTGGTAGGGCTCTTCCGTACGGAGCGGAATGGAGAGTTACTCTCGGAGTCGGGTTCTtaataaggtaagagtccttattggaaTGTGATTCGATCCTATCGCGGGATCGTGGCCCGATTCATATCCCGTGATTATCGGGGCATGCTGATGTGGCTCCATGATCCCCGGTGAGCCGTTGTTACTGCTTCTGGAGAGGTCTCGGCCTCGGGCTGTCGTGCCCTTAATGTTCGGCTTCGTGCTCTGCATAAGTGTCGAGTGAGCTGCTCCATAAGCGTTATGTTAGCTCGGTCGACCACAGACCTCACCGGTGTTCGGCCTATGGCTGATCAGAGCGGGCTCGGGTCAGCCCTCGACGCGAACTTAGTGCTCGGTCACGCCGTTCGGCCATGTTGGGGATAGGGTGCATGTCCTCCCCTTCGGTGACCGGTTTAGTGCCGCACACTGTGTGCTCAACTCGGACCTTGATTCGGCCTCGGTCCTTCCATATGTCACTCTCTGAGCGGATGACGATTTTATGACTCATCACAATAAACCAACTAAGAATTGTTGGAACTAAACTGAAACAAATCCACACCCTAACCTCATATTAGATAATTCTTAAGATGTAAGGTCATGAGAGctaagattaaacaagttcttttagtatttatttattattattttgtcttttaattttaACGGGTATCTTTTGTCTCATATAATATTTTATCTAAAATTtattaaacttttttttggtaaagaagatTTATTAAACTTATGGCCAACGAAGGCCCTCAATAAGGTTGCGTCTGCTCACACGAGCtgtcttatttttttgggtgtgagTGTTGGGGTGTGGACCGGAGTTGGAAATGGTAATCATCGGCCATGCCCATCCACCCATCCATTTCAAGGTGGTGCGATTTCTATTTGCTCCTAATTagactactgctactactattACACTAGCGAATGAGATGCGATTCTGGTTTTCCTTCTCGTGTGtatcaaaggaaaaaaaatttggctgCGATGTATTAtgtggattccatgtgattgATCTTAAAGGGCTTTAGACTGTATTTGTATTAGGACATGATCGCGCTCCATGCCCTCTTGGGACATTGGTTGTGCCAAGTACATTTAGGATTTGGAGGAGCTTAAAATTGTTAAAATTTTAAGCCAAATGTTCTGTGTGCAGGGGCGCAAGATGTGCCTAAACAAATGGGGTGAGCGAAATAACCGCCCCGCCCCCCTAATGGTCAAAATGATCACTCCATGTGTCTCGGTGTAACCTACGCATCCAAGCGAATAATCGCCCAAAATTTTAGTAtcggtgatttttttttcacttttaataGGCCATAACTTTTAAAGTAAGCAAGAATAAAAGTAAATTAATAGGGGTTATAATCCCGGGGAAGGGGGTGCTAATTGATGATAAGTTTAGTGGTCCCTTCTTATATCATTGATATGTTACCCTATTTTAGTGTCTCTTTGGCATCTCTTTCCCCCCTTCCTGGTGGCTTAATTGCAGCAAGCTAACCAGTGAACAGTGAACAGTGAACAGTGAACAGTGAACACTTTCACTATCACTCTCACTCGAAAAGTGCTCACCaattgagaaagaaagagagagagaatatgtgGACAGAGACAACCAACCTAATTACTTTGACAATTTTGGTGCGGAGGAAATATACTGTTGGGGAGagtgggaagaagaagcagtGAACAACGAACAATCTCAGTCTCACTAGAAAAGTGCTCACAAATTAGAGAGTGAGAGAATATGTGGACACAGACAACTTAACTACTTTGACACTTTTGAAGCGGAGGAAATGTAATGCTAGGGAGAatggaatctctctctcccctcccatCCCACCCTCCCAGTGTGTTAATTGCAGTGA is drawn from Telopea speciosissima isolate NSW1024214 ecotype Mountain lineage chromosome 1, Tspe_v1, whole genome shotgun sequence and contains these coding sequences:
- the LOC122649125 gene encoding heavy metal-associated isoprenylated plant protein 32-like; translation: MSKEEFLKIQTCVLRVNIHCDGCKQKVKKLLQKIEGVYTTTIDSEQGKVTVSGNVDPATLIKKLGKAGKHAELWGAQKGNNKNQPQPQPQNQFKNMQIDNGKGGKDNKSQKGGGQNQQKGGQPQLQQQQQLQQQLQQQQQLQQQLQQQQQLQQQLQQMKGFKDLNMLPQFKDLKMPLKDQKSVKFNLPEDEDFSDGDSFDDFDDDDFDDDYDFDDDFEQPPPNKMKPMMGNVQGANVMMNGQHPQLKAANGGGGGGGNGKKGGGGEIPAQVKGMGGNNDGKNGGGGKKGGGGGNNGGNQNQGGGAGAGAGKNGGGNNQKGGNNGNGGGGNNPGGANGGGKKGGGRWWWWWWWRWRWRWRWRWRWRWSNNEHEQHDAATSPRFPMGNIPMAHMGNIPAVQGLPAAAINAGAAGYFPGAGPEMMAHPYQQQQQQQQQQYLAMLINQQRANGNERFQPMMYARPPPAVNYLPPPPPTDPYTHFFSDENTSSCNVM